One genomic region from Octopus bimaculoides isolate UCB-OBI-ISO-001 chromosome 30, ASM119413v2, whole genome shotgun sequence encodes:
- the LOC106877806 gene encoding plasmanylethanolamine desaturase produces the protein MAGGSRNGGGNNSSGDSGKRYQELICLYVALCLFVINFFFLIKHFRVDNLYFIAISSIFGILTADFLSGLVHWSADTWGSVDLPVIGKAFIRPFREHHIDPTSITRHDFIETNGDTFAVTIPFMLHMSFKFTHFTYDQIRDTYNWECYIFLLAVFVSMTNQVGWYWCWSRNAANAIFFFFFPFIFFFLFV, from the exons atGGCAGGTGGTAgtcgtaatggtggtggtaacaatAGTAGCGGTGATAGTG GTAAACGCTACCAGGAATTAATCTGCCTGTATGTggctctctgtctgtttgtcataaACTTTTTCTTCCTGATCAAACATTTCAGAGTAGACAATTTGTATTTCATTGCTATATCTTCTA tatttggCATCTTGACAGCCGATTTTCTCAGTGGTCTCGTACATTGGTCTGCAGACACCTGGGGTAGCGTTGATCTACCTGTGATTGGGA AGGCCTTTATCCGCCCATTTCGTGAACATCACATTGATCCTACATCGATCACCAGGCATGACTTTATCGAGACCAATGGAGACACATTTGCCGTCACAATTCCGTTCATGCTCCACATGTCTTTTAAGTTCACTCATTTCACCTACGACCAAATTAGGGACACATACAACTGGGAGTGCTATATATTCTTACTAGCTGTGTTTGTTAGCATGACAAATCAGGTAGGTTGGTATTGGTGTTGGTCACGCAATGCTGCCAacgccatttttttctttttctttcctttcattttttttttcttattcgtgTAG